A part of Campylobacter ureolyticus ACS-301-V-Sch3b genomic DNA contains:
- the thyX gene encoding FAD-dependent thymidylate synthase, protein MEVKLLNFTPLWVCSNAIRTCWQSFDKGDNGGEIDKELINRVGNKFKHASTLEHLHYNFYIKGISRALLQELARHRMASLSVKSTRYTLKELKKENEFKIGDFKNASRYIVLTKNEMVDNYSIQALENIRQILNKINTLDIAKYALPECYKTELTWSINARSLQNFLHLRTSKSALWEIRNLAYEIYNSLPDEHKFIFKESVYKDEK, encoded by the coding sequence ATGGAAGTAAAACTACTAAATTTCACTCCACTTTGGGTCTGCTCAAATGCCATAAGAACTTGTTGGCAAAGCTTTGATAAAGGGGATAATGGAGGCGAGATAGACAAAGAGCTAATCAACAGAGTTGGGAATAAATTTAAACATGCCTCAACGCTTGAACATCTACATTATAATTTTTATATAAAAGGAATCTCAAGAGCACTTTTACAAGAATTAGCACGTCATAGAATGGCAAGTTTGAGTGTTAAATCCACTAGATACACCCTAAAAGAACTTAAAAAAGAAAATGAGTTTAAAATAGGGGATTTTAAAAATGCGTCTCGCTATATAGTTTTAACTAAAAATGAGATGGTTGATAATTATAGCATTCAAGCTCTTGAAAATATCCGTCAAATTTTAAATAAAATAAACACTCTAGACATCGCTAAATACGCACTTCCAGAATGTTATAAAACTGAGCTTACTTGGAGTATAAATGCAAGAAGCCTTCAAAATTTTTTACATCTTAGAACTTCAAAATCAGCTCTGTGGGAGATAAGAAACCTAGCTTATGAAATTTATAATTCTCTTCCAGATGAACATAAATTTATATTCAAAGAGTCTGTTTATAAGGATGAAAAATGA
- the ilvD gene encoding dihydroxy-acid dehydratase: protein MRSDIIKKGYTKAPHRSLLRATGLRDEDFDKPFIGVANSFIEIIPGHFYLNKFSQIIKDEIRKNGCVPFEFNCIGVDDGIAMGHEGMLYSLPSRELIANSVETVMNAHALDALICIPNCDKIVPGMIMGALRVNVPTVFISGGPMAAGVDKDSGEALDLNSVFEGVGAYEVGKIDEKKLKMLECESCPSGGSCSGMFTANSMNSLCEAMGIALVGNGTILALTPEREELARAAAKRICEIALDDKFKIKNILNKKAIRNAFVCDMAMGGSSNTILHMLAISREAGCALDIKELNEISKNIAHIAKVAPSLPSVHMQDIARAGGITAILNEISKRDNGMLELDNLTVTGEMMSERVKNHKVADYNIIKSVDKPYSKVGGLAILFGNLAEQGCVIKAAGIVGERKFSGKAICFNSQDEAISGISSGKVQKGDVVVIRYEGPKGGPGMQEMLSPTSLIMGRGLGADVALITDGRFSGATRGLSIGHVSPEAAEGGMIGLLKDGDIIDIDVDSYSINVRLSDDEIKKRKKEWKYEGKKVSSRWLRQYQKLVTNASNGAILEA from the coding sequence ATGAGAAGTGATATAATCAAAAAAGGCTATACAAAAGCCCCTCATCGCTCACTTTTAAGAGCAACAGGGCTTAGGGATGAGGATTTTGATAAGCCATTTATCGGTGTTGCAAATAGTTTTATAGAGATAATTCCAGGGCATTTTTATCTAAATAAATTTAGTCAAATTATCAAAGATGAGATAAGAAAAAATGGCTGTGTGCCTTTTGAGTTTAACTGTATAGGCGTTGATGATGGCATTGCGATGGGACATGAGGGGATGCTTTACTCACTTCCAAGCCGTGAACTGATAGCAAATTCAGTAGAAACTGTGATGAATGCTCACGCACTTGACGCGCTTATTTGCATACCAAACTGCGACAAAATAGTCCCTGGCATGATAATGGGAGCTTTGAGAGTAAATGTTCCTACTGTCTTTATAAGTGGCGGTCCAATGGCTGCTGGAGTTGATAAAGATAGCGGGGAAGCACTTGATTTAAATAGCGTGTTTGAGGGCGTTGGAGCTTATGAGGTTGGTAAAATCGATGAAAAAAAGTTAAAAATGCTTGAGTGTGAGTCCTGTCCGAGCGGTGGAAGCTGTAGTGGAATGTTTACAGCAAATTCTATGAATTCGCTTTGCGAGGCAATGGGTATAGCTTTGGTTGGCAATGGCACTATTTTAGCGCTAACTCCTGAGCGTGAAGAGCTAGCAAGAGCTGCAGCTAAAAGAATTTGCGAAATCGCACTTGATGATAAATTTAAAATAAAAAATATCTTAAATAAAAAAGCTATTAGAAATGCTTTTGTCTGCGATATGGCGATGGGTGGAAGCTCAAATACAATTTTGCACATGCTAGCAATTAGTCGTGAAGCAGGGTGCGCACTTGATATAAAAGAGTTAAATGAGATCAGTAAAAATATAGCCCACATTGCAAAAGTAGCTCCTAGTCTTCCAAGTGTGCATATGCAAGATATCGCACGAGCTGGGGGGATAACTGCTATTTTAAATGAAATTTCAAAAAGAGATAATGGCATGCTTGAGCTTGATAATCTAACAGTAACTGGTGAGATGATGAGTGAGCGTGTTAAAAATCATAAAGTAGCTGATTATAATATCATAAAAAGCGTTGATAAACCTTACTCAAAAGTAGGGGGTTTGGCGATTTTATTTGGAAATTTGGCAGAGCAAGGGTGTGTTATAAAGGCAGCTGGTATTGTTGGAGAGCGTAAATTTAGTGGAAAAGCAATTTGCTTTAACTCTCAAGATGAGGCAATTAGTGGAATTTCAAGTGGAAAAGTTCAAAAGGGCGATGTTGTGGTAATTCGCTATGAAGGTCCAAAAGGTGGTCCTGGAATGCAAGAGATGTTAAGTCCAACAAGTCTTATAATGGGCCGAGGTCTTGGAGCTGATGTGGCACTTATAACAGATGGTAGATTTAGCGGCGCTACAAGGGGACTATCAATTGGTCATGTAAGCCCAGAAGCAGCAGAGGGCGGAATGATAGGACTTTTAAAAGATGGCGATATTATAGATATTGATGTTGACAGTTACTCAATAAATGTTCGTTTAAGCGATGATGAGATAAAAAAACGAAAAAAAGAGTGGAAATATGAGGGCAAAAAAGTAAGTTCTCGCTGGTTAAGACAGTATCAAAAGTTAGTTACCAATGCAAGTAATGGGGCGATTTTGGAGGCTTAA
- a CDS encoding tetratricopeptide repeat protein: MRVFIFLLVSFFISFANEILDENSLSPQEQKYLKFDQNCTKGDSWSCSEIGMTHYKQGELIQAYTYFDKACKIEFGVGCELKAFVLTIYESYDEAFDIFKKACDNNSSYSCLNLAKLYDDGHGVDKNTSKATELYLKACKLGDHGACNMLNLR; the protein is encoded by the coding sequence ATGAGAGTTTTCATATTTTTACTAGTAAGTTTTTTCATATCTTTTGCAAATGAAATTTTAGATGAAAATTCACTTTCACCACAAGAGCAAAAATATCTGAAATTTGATCAAAACTGTACTAAAGGTGATTCTTGGTCATGTTCTGAAATAGGAATGACACACTACAAACAAGGCGAGTTAATTCAAGCTTATACTTATTTTGATAAAGCTTGTAAAATTGAGTTTGGAGTAGGGTGTGAATTAAAAGCTTTTGTTTTAACAATTTATGAAAGTTATGATGAAGCTTTTGATATTTTTAAAAAAGCTTGTGATAATAATAGTTCATATAGTTGTTTAAATTTAGCAAAACTTTATGATGATGGGCATGGAGTAGATAAAAACACCTCAAAAGCTACTGAGCTTTATTTAAAAGCTTGTAAATTAGGCGATCATGGTGCTTGTAATATGTTAAATTTAAGATAA
- a CDS encoding S8 family serine peptidase yields MIKKNIIFYLTFIIVTNSFSNNLKEFGLLLEESYKLIGLEEVRKNNENLENDEKITGKDIGVGIVDSPINYNHPSLYDGNRIKPSVNLNFPWNLKHSEHGTHVAGIAVGAKVSENEPYGVAHEATLYGIGINSNRNGQMIFPDKDESNYLLNKLDVRVINNSWGSLAYPLINKQIRNYLITDYSKDGFVGYSNIIKDANPMSRELAKLAKEKKVISVFASGNGGVIAPARDSTLPSYDESIRAWLNVGNQNAFNTIKEKDGSITLIGEHDIVFKTDDFEFKTKDTSLSSSNSFKGATNYSLLAPGYQILSANADYKKEYEYGDKINENEKFIPMTGTSMAAPMVTGAAALVAQKYKFLDGEQIADVLLTTANKKLNLPDVVVKAIENGDAGYYVIYLNKKIPRNLNGDIDEEEIKKDLDKLKIPKSMSEITISKILGHIKDFRTKKISEEYVVQLTQEEYAGQGVLDVEKALKGLSILDLNRLNNKDIEEFQGKNTAFYTINTKGLSGIFSNDISQQTWLDNRHLLGTDENGKPLAINILDKKYRNINKIGLKKEGLGTITLSGQNSYEGPTRAVGGTLELKGSNSKKASIKGDAYAENKAKFIVDNAVVKQNAYTDNGTLEVKNNNEILGKTYAQNSGIINLIKNSFLKTGEVILETGNIISDNDKTDIKATVETNNFTAKQGKNNIQNVNLDIKSNAINSAKSTLNILGNVFFNFPAATSSFNNFGNLNIKDKLEIKSKTDFKNNKNSTLSLDTKDAIFHTLGSFINEGKLNFKTNAVNDLGLIIAGEKAILKNTEKLNVSLVSPANIDIINQKYQDGLGIEIVRTGEGIDTNIAKNLITLNEQDSELLELSTEKTGDEKSLYFVMNTKKEHQNKTVQNLIKSINDSKKPDITIPNNKIVGKKSRPGTEPGTEPGTEPGTEPGTE; encoded by the coding sequence ATGATTAAAAAAAATATTATTTTTTATTTAACTTTTATAATTGTAACTAATTCTTTTTCTAATAATCTAAAAGAGTTTGGTTTATTATTAGAAGAATCTTACAAGTTAATTGGTTTAGAAGAAGTAAGAAAAAATAATGAAAATTTAGAAAACGATGAAAAAATTACAGGAAAAGACATTGGCGTAGGAATAGTAGATAGTCCTATTAACTATAATCATCCAAGCTTATATGATGGAAATAGAATCAAACCTAGTGTTAACTTAAATTTTCCATGGAATTTAAAACACAGTGAGCATGGGACACATGTCGCAGGAATTGCAGTTGGTGCCAAAGTTAGCGAGAATGAGCCTTACGGCGTAGCACACGAAGCAACTCTTTATGGAATAGGGATAAATAGCAATAGAAATGGCCAGATGATTTTTCCAGATAAAGATGAGTCTAATTATTTGTTAAACAAACTAGATGTAAGAGTTATAAATAATAGTTGGGGAAGTTTAGCATATCCACTTATAAATAAACAAATAAGAAACTATCTAATTACTGATTATAGTAAAGATGGTTTTGTGGGTTATAGCAATATAATAAAAGACGCGAACCCCATGTCAAGAGAACTTGCCAAGCTAGCAAAAGAGAAAAAAGTTATAAGTGTTTTTGCAAGTGGAAACGGCGGAGTAATAGCCCCTGCAAGAGACAGCACACTTCCTAGCTATGATGAAAGCATAAGAGCTTGGTTAAATGTTGGAAATCAAAATGCTTTTAATACCATTAAAGAAAAAGATGGAAGTATCACCTTAATAGGCGAACATGATATAGTTTTTAAAACAGACGATTTCGAATTTAAAACAAAAGATACCTCTTTATCAAGCTCGAATTCATTTAAAGGAGCAACCAACTACTCTTTACTTGCTCCTGGATATCAAATTTTATCTGCAAATGCCGATTATAAAAAAGAATATGAATATGGTGACAAAATTAATGAAAATGAAAAATTTATTCCTATGACAGGAACATCTATGGCAGCTCCTATGGTAACTGGTGCAGCTGCTTTAGTAGCTCAAAAATATAAATTTTTAGATGGTGAGCAAATAGCCGATGTATTGCTTACAACTGCAAATAAAAAGCTAAATTTACCAGATGTTGTGGTAAAAGCAATAGAAAATGGCGATGCAGGATACTATGTTATTTATTTAAATAAAAAAATTCCTAGAAATTTGAATGGCGATATAGACGAAGAAGAGATAAAAAAAGATTTAGATAAATTAAAAATTCCTAAAAGCATGTCTGAAATAACAATTTCTAAAATTTTAGGTCACATTAAAGATTTTAGAACAAAAAAAATTTCTGAAGAATATGTAGTTCAACTAACACAAGAAGAATATGCCGGCCAAGGTGTTTTAGATGTAGAAAAAGCATTAAAAGGTTTGTCTATTTTAGATCTTAATAGGCTAAATAATAAAGATATAGAAGAATTTCAAGGTAAAAACACAGCATTTTATACTATAAACACAAAGGGTTTAAGCGGAATATTTTCAAATGACATCTCCCAGCAAACTTGGCTTGACAACAGACACTTGCTTGGAACAGATGAAAACGGCAAACCTTTAGCTATAAATATACTAGATAAAAAATATAGAAATATAAATAAAATAGGTCTTAAAAAAGAAGGGCTTGGGACTATTACATTAAGTGGACAAAATAGTTACGAAGGTCCAACTAGAGCAGTAGGTGGTACTTTGGAACTAAAAGGAAGCAATAGTAAAAAAGCTAGCATTAAAGGCGATGCTTACGCAGAAAATAAAGCTAAATTTATAGTTGATAACGCAGTCGTAAAACAAAATGCATACACTGATAATGGAACTTTAGAAGTAAAAAACAATAACGAAATTTTAGGCAAAACTTACGCTCAAAACAGTGGAATTATAAATTTGATCAAAAATTCTTTCCTTAAAACAGGCGAAGTTATCCTAGAAACTGGAAATATTATAAGTGATAATGATAAAACAGATATCAAAGCTACCGTAGAAACGAACAATTTTACAGCAAAACAAGGTAAAAATAATATACAAAATGTAAATCTAGATATCAAATCAAACGCTATAAATAGCGCAAAATCAACACTTAATATACTTGGTAATGTGTTTTTTAATTTTCCAGCAGCAACTTCTAGCTTTAATAACTTTGGAAATTTAAATATAAAAGATAAATTAGAAATAAAATCAAAAACTGATTTTAAAAACAATAAAAATAGTACTTTAAGCTTAGATACAAAAGATGCTATTTTTCACACTCTTGGAAGTTTTATAAATGAGGGAAAGTTAAATTTTAAAACAAATGCAGTAAATGATTTAGGTCTTATAATAGCTGGCGAAAAAGCTATCCTAAAAAACACTGAAAAATTAAATGTAAGCTTGGTATCTCCTGCAAATATCGACATTATAAATCAAAAATATCAAGATGGATTAGGTATAGAAATAGTAAGAACAGGTGAGGGCATTGACACAAATATAGCTAAAAATCTTATAACTTTAAATGAGCAAGATAGTGAACTTTTAGAACTATCAACCGAAAAAACTGGTGATGAAAAATCACTTTATTTTGTTATGAATACAAAAAAAGAACATCAAAATAAAACCGTTCAAAACCTTATAAAATCTATAAATGATAGCAAAAAACCAGATATAACAATTCCAAATAATAAAATAGTTGGTAAAAAGTCACGCCCAGGAACTGAACCAGGAACTGAACCAGGAACTGAACCAGGAACTGAACCAGGAACTGAAC
- a CDS encoding Na+/H+ antiporter family protein, producing MLSNPVFSSIILMFILCILRCNVMLSILISAMVAGLMAHIMPSGEAYTFMKSMNYTLDVFMDGMKGNLQTALSYVLLGVLAAAISFTNLTTILINKISKFITKSKFYFIFVIAFIACFSQNLIPVHIAFIPILIPPLLSVMNKMKIDRRAVACALTFGLQAPYISLPVGFGLLFFTILQKEMANNGLNVEISQIASVMWMAAIPMIVGLVLAVITFKKPREYKDIENNTPKNLDEIKMGLKEWGALAGIVVAFIIQICFGSLPLGALLGIITMIVFGGIKYKDMDKTFDKGIHIMGFIAFVMLVAAGYGAILRETGGIPDLVNAAASLAGGKLGGAALMLVIGLFITIGIGSSFGTIPIITAIYYPLALELGFSTSAIIILIGIAAAVGDAGSPASDSTLGPTSGLNFDGQHNHIYDTCIPTFIFFNIPLILFGILFAVIL from the coding sequence ATGCTTAGCAATCCCGTATTTTCTAGCATTATTTTAATGTTTATTTTATGTATATTAAGATGCAATGTTATGCTTTCTATCCTTATTTCAGCGATGGTTGCAGGACTTATGGCTCATATTATGCCAAGTGGAGAGGCATACACTTTTATGAAAAGTATGAATTACACCTTAGATGTCTTTATGGATGGTATGAAAGGCAATCTCCAAACCGCACTATCATACGTTTTACTTGGAGTTTTAGCTGCAGCTATCTCTTTTACAAATTTAACTACGATTTTAATCAATAAAATTTCAAAATTTATAACAAAAAGTAAGTTTTATTTTATATTTGTAATTGCTTTTATCGCCTGTTTTTCACAAAATTTAATTCCTGTTCATATCGCTTTTATTCCGATTTTAATACCACCACTTTTAAGTGTGATGAATAAGATGAAAATTGACAGACGCGCCGTAGCTTGTGCTTTAACTTTTGGTCTTCAAGCTCCATATATTTCACTTCCAGTTGGATTTGGACTTTTGTTTTTTACAATTTTACAAAAAGAGATGGCAAATAACGGCTTAAATGTTGAAATTTCACAAATTGCAAGTGTTATGTGGATGGCGGCAATTCCGATGATCGTAGGGCTTGTTTTAGCTGTAATTACTTTCAAAAAACCAAGAGAATACAAAGATATTGAAAACAATACGCCTAAAAATCTAGATGAGATAAAAATGGGCTTAAAAGAGTGGGGCGCATTAGCTGGAATAGTTGTAGCCTTTATTATTCAAATTTGCTTTGGCTCTCTTCCTCTTGGTGCACTTCTTGGAATTATTACCATGATAGTTTTTGGTGGGATAAAATATAAAGATATGGACAAAACTTTTGATAAAGGTATCCATATAATGGGATTTATCGCCTTTGTTATGCTTGTAGCTGCAGGTTATGGCGCAATTTTAAGAGAAACAGGTGGTATTCCTGATCTTGTTAATGCAGCTGCCTCTTTAGCTGGTGGAAAGCTTGGCGGAGCAGCTTTAATGCTAGTTATTGGACTATTTATTACAATAGGCATTGGAAGTAGTTTTGGAACTATTCCAATAATTACAGCGATTTACTATCCACTCGCACTTGAGCTTGGATTTAGCACATCAGCTATAATTATTCTAATAGGCATTGCAGCTGCAGTAGGGGATGCTGGAAGTCCTGCAAGCGATAGCACACTTGGACCAACAAGTGGTTTAAATTTCGACGGACAACACAATCACATTTATGATACTTGTATTCCGACTTTTATATTTTTTAACATTCCTTTGATTTTATTTGGCATACTATTTGCTGTAATTTTATAA
- the purF gene encoding amidophosphoribosyltransferase produces MCAIVGIINSKDAAKTAYYALFAMQHRGQESSGISASFNHKIKTHKAQGLVSDIFNNEILNSLQGNIAIGHNRYSTAGSKDSKDAQPIWANYLLGEISIAHNGNLINKDEIRQNLIKEGAIFHSNMDTENIIHLIARSKKEHLQERIIEALNIIKGAYCLLIMSRSKIFAIRDKYGIRPLSIGKLKDGGYIIASETCAFDLVGATFVRDVKPGEMIIFEEGSDDFESIMLYEEKTPRICAFEYIYFARPDSVIDGKNVYEVRKNLGKTLALKNKIKADLVVPVPDSGVPAALGFSQKSGITFEMAIVRNHYVGRTFIEPTQEMRNLKVKLKLNPMSEVLKGKSIIVVDDSIVRGTTSKKIVELLKHAGAKEVHLKIAAPRIKFPDVYGIDTPTKSELISANLSDDEILKYTGADSLEFLEIDELKNAIGNEREYSLVSFDGNYFVK; encoded by the coding sequence ATGTGTGCTATCGTTGGTATAATAAATTCAAAAGATGCTGCAAAAACTGCTTATTATGCACTTTTTGCGATGCAACACCGCGGACAAGAATCAAGCGGAATAAGTGCAAGTTTTAATCACAAAATAAAAACTCATAAGGCTCAAGGCTTGGTTAGCGATATTTTTAATAATGAAATTTTAAACTCCTTACAAGGAAATATCGCAATCGGACATAATAGATACTCAACCGCTGGTAGTAAAGATAGCAAAGATGCACAGCCTATTTGGGCTAATTATTTGCTTGGTGAAATATCAATAGCACATAATGGAAATTTGATAAATAAAGATGAAATTAGGCAAAATTTAATAAAAGAAGGTGCAATATTTCACTCAAATATGGACACTGAAAATATAATTCATTTAATTGCTAGAAGCAAAAAAGAGCACTTGCAAGAGCGAATCATAGAGGCTTTAAATATTATAAAAGGAGCTTACTGCCTTCTTATAATGAGTAGATCAAAAATATTTGCCATAAGAGATAAATATGGAATTAGACCTCTTAGTATAGGAAAATTAAAAGATGGCGGATATATAATTGCAAGTGAGACCTGTGCTTTTGACTTAGTTGGTGCTACTTTTGTGCGTGATGTAAAGCCGGGCGAAATGATTATTTTTGAAGAAGGAAGTGATGATTTTGAAAGTATAATGCTATATGAAGAAAAAACTCCTAGAATTTGTGCTTTTGAATACATATACTTTGCAAGGCCAGATAGCGTTATAGATGGAAAAAATGTTTATGAAGTAAGAAAAAATTTAGGAAAAACTTTGGCTTTAAAAAATAAAATAAAAGCTGATCTAGTAGTTCCTGTGCCAGATAGTGGAGTGCCAGCAGCACTTGGCTTTTCACAAAAAAGTGGAATTACATTTGAAATGGCAATAGTTAGAAACCACTATGTTGGAAGAACTTTTATAGAGCCAACTCAAGAAATGAGAAATTTAAAAGTAAAATTAAAGCTAAATCCTATGAGTGAGGTTTTAAAAGGAAAAAGTATTATTGTAGTTGATGATAGTATCGTTAGAGGAACTACTTCTAAAAAAATAGTTGAGCTTCTAAAACATGCTGGAGCTAAAGAAGTTCATCTTAAAATAGCTGCTCCAAGGATAAAATTTCCTGATGTTTATGGTATAGACACACCTACAAAAAGTGAGTTAATAAGTGCAAATTTAAGTGATGATGAAATTTTAAAATACACAGGGGCTGATAGTTTAGAGTTTTTAGAAATAGATGAGTTAAAAAACGCCATAGGAAATGAAAGAGAGTATTCACTCGTTAGTTTTGATGGAAATTACTTTGTAAAATAA
- a CDS encoding neutral zinc metallopeptidase, with translation MKWRDQKSSSNIDDRRLQKTPASMVNLQVLIPLIRWLLGTKFGRVVLLMGVIAMFLGYNPLALISGGGVQNAQISKDDDKYAQFIGVVLAQTENVWNKQFQIIGKNYKEPKLVLFRGAVQSGCGFANSQVGPFYCPADQKIYIDLSFFDELANRHNAPGDFANAYVLAHEVGHHVQNLLGILSQTNREKQGKNEKNQNAIQVKVELGADCLAGVWAHYLDDILEDGDIDEALNAASMIGDDTLQKQARGYVVPDSFTHGSAMQRKNAFYKGYKSGSISICKF, from the coding sequence ATGAAATGGCGAGATCAAAAATCAAGTAGCAATATAGACGACAGAAGGCTTCAAAAAACTCCTGCTAGTATGGTAAATTTACAGGTTTTAATACCACTTATCAGATGGCTTTTAGGGACAAAATTTGGAAGAGTTGTGTTACTAATGGGCGTTATAGCTATGTTTTTAGGATATAACCCACTTGCTTTAATTTCTGGTGGTGGGGTTCAAAATGCACAAATTTCAAAAGATGATGATAAATATGCACAATTTATAGGAGTTGTTTTAGCACAAACTGAAAATGTATGGAATAAACAATTTCAAATAATAGGAAAAAACTATAAAGAACCAAAACTTGTGCTTTTTAGAGGCGCGGTTCAAAGTGGATGTGGATTTGCGAACTCGCAAGTTGGACCATTTTACTGTCCGGCCGATCAAAAAATTTATATTGATTTAAGTTTTTTTGATGAATTAGCCAATAGACATAACGCTCCAGGAGATTTTGCAAATGCTTATGTTTTAGCTCATGAAGTAGGTCATCATGTGCAAAATTTACTAGGAATTTTATCTCAAACAAATAGAGAAAAACAAGGAAAAAATGAAAAAAATCAAAATGCCATACAAGTAAAAGTTGAACTTGGGGCTGATTGTTTAGCTGGGGTTTGGGCACATTATCTTGATGATATTTTAGAAGATGGGGATATAGATGAAGCCTTAAACGCAGCAAGTATGATAGGCGATGACACGCTTCAAAAACAAGCCAGAGGATATGTTGTGCCTGATTCTTTTACTCACGGCTCAGCCATGCAAAGAAAAAATGCTTTTTACAAAGGCTATAAAAGTGGCAGCATATCAATATGTAAATTTTAA
- a CDS encoding autotransporter outer membrane beta-barrel domain-containing protein, whose protein sequence is PGTEPGTEPGTEPGTEPGTEPAKPKVKLPKELDDAKDILNSLLLSNEGNVNTAIVTTISLALENDDVVIRDESIKVLTNLVREVKKNKPNVYKPTKTFNIETKRAINKDMMLNPTKNSPMVTANAMKYLDGTKLASNSDDLRYLIDLIDREIYKNSFNISAIGAKNNESGHSHSLAGGVVSFNKMFDSTLVGGYFSYAKADSNNDVSLKSDLYEVGAYARQYLDNNEFDLSIGYGLGNNKADYNLKLLATNLNYKAKFDSSYLTIGTAYGYKFNVNDNFSIKPFIGLDYFDYTQDSFTASTNHKDVGNLTQTFDKSKFKNLQANLGLEMLYNNKNITLYARPYIARDIYQRNNGMRSYFGSSNYYFMLNEEAKKRTSFVFDFGIQTEISRNLFINIGGGIYLNKDDKIYNGQIGFTYRF, encoded by the coding sequence AACCAGGAACTGAACCAGGAACTGAACCAGGAACTGAACCAGGAACTGAACCAGGAACTGAACCAGCTAAACCAAAAGTAAAACTTCCTAAAGAGTTAGATGATGCTAAAGACATATTAAACTCACTATTGTTATCTAATGAGGGAAATGTAAATACAGCTATAGTTACAACTATAAGCTTAGCTTTGGAAAATGATGATGTAGTTATAAGAGATGAAAGCATAAAAGTTTTAACTAATTTAGTCAGAGAAGTTAAAAAGAATAAACCTAATGTGTATAAACCGACAAAAACATTTAATATCGAAACAAAAAGAGCGATAAATAAAGATATGATGCTTAATCCAACTAAAAATAGCCCTATGGTAACAGCTAATGCTATGAAGTACTTAGATGGAACAAAGCTTGCTTCAAATTCTGATGATTTAAGATATTTAATTGATTTAATAGATAGAGAAATTTACAAAAATTCATTTAATATTTCAGCTATTGGGGCAAAAAATAATGAATCTGGCCACAGCCACAGTCTTGCAGGTGGAGTTGTAAGCTTTAACAAAATGTTTGATTCAACTCTTGTTGGTGGATACTTCTCATATGCTAAAGCAGATAGCAACAACGATGTAAGTTTAAAATCAGATCTTTATGAAGTAGGTGCTTATGCTAGACAATATCTTGATAATAATGAGTTTGATTTATCTATAGGTTATGGTTTAGGAAATAATAAAGCTGATTATAATCTAAAACTATTAGCTACAAATTTAAACTATAAAGCTAAATTTGATTCTAGTTACTTAACAATAGGCACAGCTTATGGGTATAAATTTAATGTAAATGATAATTTTAGCATTAAACCATTTATAGGGCTTGATTATTTTGACTATACACAAGATAGTTTTACAGCTTCAACAAATCATAAAGATGTTGGAAATTTAACACAAACATTTGATAAATCTAAATTTAAAAATTTACAGGCAAATTTAGGTTTAGAAATGCTTTATAACAATAAAAATATCACTCTTTATGCAAGACCTTATATCGCAAGAGATATTTATCAAAGAAATAATGGTATGAGATCATATTTTGGATCAAGCAATTACTACTTTATGCTAAATGAAGAAGCAAAGAAAAGAACAAGTTTTGTATTTGACTTTGGTATCCAAACAGAAATATCTAGAAATTTATTTATAAACATAGGTGGTGGTATCTATCTTAATAAAGATGATAAAATTTATAACGGACAAATCGGCTTTACATACAGATTTTAA